In Candidatus Scalindua japonica, the following are encoded in one genomic region:
- a CDS encoding RHS repeat-associated core domain-containing protein, with protein sequence MPDYMIKGGNTYRIISDHLGSPRIIADTTTGQIVQLIEYDEFGIILSDTNPGFQPFGFAGGIYDQDTGLVRFGARDYDPETGRWTAKDPILFAGGDTNLYGYVFSDPVNFVDPDGRIIFNFATGGIGAAIGAAVGATNAIFNGGSIWKGVVFGALTGVTAGFTFGASIYVHAAAHAAISAGTDALQQTFANPCIKIKYGSVVSSGIAGAFGGGLGKSLVKNGDVAVGDAAILSGGLSGIVNAGLTWATQPVNRYREQLHFNK encoded by the coding sequence GTGCCGGACTACATGATAAAAGGAGGCAATACATACCGAATAATCTCAGACCATCTCGGCAGCCCGAGGATAATAGCCGACACGACAACCGGTCAAATTGTACAATTGATTGAATACGATGAATTTGGTATCATCCTGTCAGATACAAACCCCGGCTTCCAGCCATTCGGTTTTGCCGGTGGGATCTATGATCAGGACACCGGGCTTGTCAGATTTGGTGCAAGAGACTACGACCCGGAAACAGGAAGATGGACAGCCAAAGACCCGATACTCTTTGCGGGTGGTGATACGAATCTGTATGGGTATGTATTTAGCGATCCAGTTAATTTTGTAGATCCAGATGGCAGGATTATTTTTAATTTTGCGACTGGCGGTATTGGCGCTGCAATAGGCGCTGCTGTTGGAGCAACGAATGCAATCTTTAATGGAGGAAGTATATGGAAAGGTGTTGTATTTGGTGCGCTTACTGGTGTTACAGCAGGATTTACATTTGGTGCTTCAATTTATGTTCATGCTGCTGCTCACGCTGCCATATCAGCGGGAACAGATGCTTTACAACAAACATTTGCAAACCCTTGTATTAAAATAAAATATGGTTCAGTTGTTTCAAGTGGAATTGCAGGAGCTTTTGGTGGAGGTCTTGGTAAGTCTCTTGTCAAGAACGGTGATGTGGCAGTAGGCGATGCAGCAATCTTATCAGGGGGATTATCAGGTATTGTTAATGCTGGGCTAACTTGGGCTACTCAACCCGTTAATAGATACCGTGAACAGTTGCATTTCAATAAGTAA